A genomic segment from Methanoplanus limicola DSM 2279 encodes:
- a CDS encoding transcriptional regulator FilR1 domain-containing protein: protein MILNFPESPSDGLSSPYIEEFISDNMSANADDLADFLILKRDDNKYSLTKFGAVLRSKYLYLLSELNGRRNNLCRDVSYVDIGLLSGYLLSIYDSEDSDQLQRGLIPADAISKPGRDELLYDIYNLVILIIKNPEYFMIHNYESLPDFAVENLGMLHSAVLICDPTVNYRQKMEFYHELLRKADHIHGISTWGTGEIGTTMIDCLKSGAEIELVISGEMALKLIEPPYFNNIDEYRYFENLKFFVTDEIIPVGLTVTDKKLSLGFYLNDKRTYDSIHDFICGSCSCLRWGEELFSYYKERSADFEEYLAIKVFLKG from the coding sequence ATGATTCTTAATTTTCCTGAAAGTCCCTCTGACGGCTTAAGCAGTCCATATATTGAAGAGTTCATCTCTGATAATATGTCAGCTAATGCAGACGATCTTGCAGATTTTCTGATTCTTAAAAGAGATGATAATAAATATTCCCTGACTAAATTTGGTGCTGTTCTTAGATCTAAGTATTTATATCTGCTTTCTGAACTTAATGGCAGAAGAAATAATTTATGCAGAGATGTCTCTTACGTGGATATTGGTCTTCTCTCCGGGTATTTACTATCCATCTATGATAGTGAAGATTCTGACCAATTACAGAGAGGACTTATTCCGGCAGATGCGATTTCCAAACCCGGAAGAGATGAATTATTATATGATATCTATAACCTTGTCATCCTGATAATAAAAAATCCGGAATATTTTATGATTCATAATTATGAGAGTCTTCCTGATTTTGCTGTTGAAAATCTCGGCATGCTGCACAGCGCCGTTTTAATATGTGATCCGACGGTAAATTACAGGCAGAAGATGGAATTTTACCATGAATTATTAAGAAAGGCTGATCATATACATGGCATTTCAACATGGGGAACGGGGGAGATCGGAACTACAATGATTGACTGCCTTAAATCCGGTGCTGAAATAGAACTGGTTATATCCGGAGAAATGGCTTTAAAGCTTATAGAACCTCCTTATTTCAATAATATTGATGAGTACCGGTATTTTGAAAACCTGAAGTTTTTTGTCACTGATGAGATCATTCCTGTCGGTCTTACGGTAACTGACAAAAAACTGTCCCTGGGATTTTACCTAAATGACAAAAGAACATATGATTCAATTCATGACTTCATCTGTGGGTCCTGTTCCTGCCTTAGATGGGGCGAGGAGTTATTTTCATATTATAAAGAAAGATCTGCTGATTTTGAGGAATATCTGGCTATTAAGGTATTTCTGAAAGGTTAA
- a CDS encoding MBL fold metallo-hydrolase, whose protein sequence is MEVTILGTESLGVRGLCCRIKTGDRCILIDPGVALGYLRHGLLPHPCQVAVGDAVRKRIIEACSEATDIVISHYHGDHLPLADANPYQIPLQDIKFRVGAKFWCKGPDGCSTVSLRRRLDLIAYIGKDDLPAAEGSGDAVVQCSLPVPHGISGSHPGTVIMTKIRDVSDGGKSFLHASDIQLLNRESVDVIRNFEPDVVFASGPPLYLGRLSVEDRNFAWKNAVSIAEIPSVKIFILDHHLLRSHEGFKWLKALFAETDGITVSAADFMKRKPLSFEADRDELYSRFKVPERWHSDYARGDVGFMDFIHQCKLENDLGSLKEIRGIEI, encoded by the coding sequence ATGGAGGTCACTATTCTTGGTACTGAATCGCTTGGGGTTCGTGGGCTTTGCTGTCGGATTAAAACCGGTGACCGGTGTATTCTGATTGATCCGGGTGTTGCCCTGGGTTATCTCCGGCACGGCCTTCTTCCCCATCCATGTCAGGTAGCAGTCGGTGATGCGGTCAGGAAGCGGATTATTGAAGCCTGTTCTGAGGCTACCGATATTGTAATCAGTCACTACCACGGTGATCACCTGCCCCTTGCTGATGCAAATCCATATCAGATCCCTTTGCAGGACATTAAATTTCGTGTGGGTGCTAAGTTCTGGTGTAAAGGACCTGATGGTTGTTCAACTGTTTCACTAAGGAGGCGGCTGGATCTCATTGCTTATATTGGAAAGGACGATCTGCCGGCGGCTGAAGGCAGTGGTGATGCTGTTGTGCAGTGTTCACTGCCGGTTCCGCATGGAATTTCCGGCAGCCATCCTGGAACAGTAATTATGACTAAGATTAGAGATGTTTCTGATGGGGGGAAATCATTTCTTCATGCTTCTGATATTCAGTTGTTAAACAGGGAATCTGTTGATGTTATCCGGAATTTTGAACCGGATGTTGTTTTTGCATCCGGGCCGCCTTTATATCTCGGTCGGCTCTCTGTTGAGGACAGAAATTTTGCATGGAAGAATGCTGTTTCAATAGCTGAAATTCCGTCAGTTAAAATTTTCATTCTTGATCACCATCTGCTTCGTTCACATGAAGGTTTTAAGTGGCTAAAGGCTCTCTTCGCAGAAACTGATGGTATAACTGTTTCAGCCGCAGATTTCATGAAACGAAAACCACTCTCTTTTGAGGCAGATCGTGATGAGCTGTACAGCCGGTTTAAGGTGCCTGAGAGATGGCATTCTGATTATGCCAGAGGTGATGTCGGTTTTATGGATTTTATTCATCAGTGTAAACTGGAGAATGATCTGGGGAGCCTAAAGGAGATCAGGGGTATTGAAATCTGA
- a CDS encoding methyltransferase domain-containing protein: protein MNKAKGKSRITTFLGPVESLESYVRAEWWREIFNANYIRTDGDVVDDSEITSKETDSFISLTDLSKDDIILDLCCGQGRHSVELAARGFKNIYGLDRSHYLINRAKKQAAKDGYSINFREGDARKLPYSTDSFDCIIIPGNSFGYFESCDDDKKVLLEVFRTLKPGGKLLLDVSDGDYLKENFTPRSWEWIDKNYFVCRERSLSSDNERLVTREVITHVSKGVIADQFYAERLYNPEMISSMLKECGFKNIRIHEPIITESQRMQDLGMMARRLIITSSVEKEWSPKKKQANKKRSVIVIMGDPELEDKVKPLCKFDEDDFKTISQLKDALSGLKNYKFTYVNSHKNLMSYLIKNKNRFEFALNLCDEGFSNDPEKELHIPALLEMLDIEYSGGNPQCLSYCYDKSLVRGIAKELDIPVPKAFMINPEDSSFIEFPIHFPVIVKPNYGDSSVGITKDSICSDVNELQDAILNVRKISGAEKPILVEEFLTGKDISVGIIGNLPDEYTVLPVIEEDYSALPEDLPKVCGYEAKWDPESPYWNLKSIQAELPEDVMRFLTASCIRLYARLGCRDYARFDWRLDKNGTPRLLEANPNPGWCWDGHLAKMAGFAGMNYQDMLESIMISTEKRIFPDNEEIESKVIPEMNPVTN, encoded by the coding sequence ATGAATAAAGCAAAAGGTAAATCCAGAATCACTACATTCCTTGGTCCGGTTGAAAGCCTTGAAAGTTATGTCCGTGCCGAGTGGTGGAGAGAGATATTTAATGCCAATTATATCAGAACAGACGGTGATGTTGTTGATGACAGTGAGATCACATCAAAAGAGACTGACAGCTTTATCAGTCTGACAGATCTCTCAAAAGATGACATAATTCTTGATCTATGCTGCGGGCAGGGCCGGCATTCAGTTGAACTTGCAGCAAGGGGCTTTAAAAATATCTATGGTCTTGACAGGTCACATTACCTGATAAACAGAGCAAAAAAACAGGCTGCAAAGGACGGCTACAGCATTAATTTCAGGGAGGGCGATGCAAGGAAACTCCCTTACTCCACTGATTCATTCGACTGTATTATTATTCCGGGTAACAGCTTTGGCTATTTTGAATCATGCGACGATGACAAAAAAGTCCTCCTTGAAGTGTTCAGGACATTAAAACCCGGTGGAAAATTACTTCTTGATGTATCAGACGGAGATTACCTGAAAGAAAATTTCACGCCAAGAAGCTGGGAATGGATAGACAAAAATTATTTTGTATGCAGGGAAAGGTCACTATCTTCCGATAATGAAAGGCTTGTAACCCGTGAGGTTATCACTCATGTCAGCAAGGGGGTAATAGCTGACCAGTTCTATGCGGAACGGCTTTACAACCCTGAAATGATCTCTTCCATGCTTAAAGAATGCGGTTTTAAAAATATCCGGATACATGAACCCATCATAACAGAATCACAGAGAATGCAGGATCTTGGTATGATGGCACGCCGCCTAATCATAACTTCGTCTGTAGAGAAAGAGTGGTCACCTAAGAAGAAACAGGCCAATAAAAAAAGATCAGTAATTGTGATTATGGGTGACCCGGAACTGGAAGATAAGGTAAAACCTCTCTGCAAATTCGATGAAGATGATTTTAAGACCATTTCCCAGCTGAAAGATGCACTTTCCGGTCTTAAGAATTATAAATTCACCTATGTAAACAGCCATAAGAATCTCATGAGTTACCTTATCAAAAACAAAAACAGGTTTGAATTTGCATTAAATTTATGTGATGAAGGTTTTTCAAATGACCCGGAAAAAGAGCTTCATATCCCTGCATTACTTGAAATGCTTGATATAGAATACTCCGGCGGAAACCCGCAGTGTCTTTCTTACTGCTATGACAAATCCCTTGTGCGTGGTATTGCAAAGGAGCTTGACATACCGGTACCAAAAGCATTCATGATAAACCCCGAAGACAGTTCATTTATTGAATTCCCGATACACTTCCCTGTTATAGTTAAGCCAAATTATGGAGATTCGAGCGTTGGAATAACAAAAGACAGTATATGCAGCGATGTGAATGAGCTTCAGGATGCAATACTCAATGTCAGAAAAATTTCCGGAGCTGAAAAACCAATCCTTGTTGAGGAATTCCTGACCGGAAAGGACATAAGTGTAGGAATAATAGGCAATCTTCCGGATGAATACACAGTTCTGCCTGTAATAGAAGAGGATTATTCTGCACTCCCTGAGGATCTGCCAAAAGTCTGCGGTTATGAAGCTAAATGGGATCCTGAGAGTCCATACTGGAATCTTAAATCAATACAGGCCGAACTTCCGGAAGATGTAATGAGATTCCTTACTGCGAGCTGTATCAGACTGTATGCGAGGCTTGGCTGCCGTGATTATGCCCGTTTTGACTGGCGGCTTGATAAAAACGGCACTCCAAGGCTTCTTGAAGCCAATCCAAATCCCGGATGGTGCTGGGACGGACATCTGGCAAAGATGGCAGGATTTGCAGGAATGAACTATCAGGATATGCTGGAAAGTATAATGATAAGTACTGAAAAACGCATATTCCCGGACAATGAAGAGATAGAATCCAAAGTAATACCGGAAATGAATCCGGTTACAAATTAA
- a CDS encoding class 1 isoprenoid biosynthesis enzyme, whose amino-acid sequence MIQAVLDNLNGYNEDESLYDVSYRFLQDDFDDLLKYGRTSYNTETVINIIKSERRRLKIRYFINNALIFSDKIFRTDVVSLKKYSEMYSEAVKYYRFASVRDKGIIRQNKEIKAFKKDLRAGFSDFRKHRKTGAGNGIPDTEKLAEICCEMTGISADETKIIRDEITEFIKNCPELYLKRGIFAKYIGSMFGVVKYGYENRSSSFVKKILLGSCYGITYLFDEIIDDPGYSSDEKEKYYSNVSAILMSGRGEKINHSKDSLMAFSEKAVVKMRDELSEERWNMVAKAYSAIADASVKGAGWQYSDIISDEELYVNSALKCAYTRVIPAILAEYTISGEFLTHCLRSGNIFQLPDDLRDFFEDTDNGNITAFNYYKYGINPLNYHPVEILMMVISRTSFIDYPELKDACELYMSCIFQSLRALHAKSGDKDLCGLFLEMNFPDNYIIRELCLTGRNYCMVTDFETKIAGMCTQISLDMKKAVHEQMFTDDKSFSS is encoded by the coding sequence ATGATTCAGGCAGTACTGGATAACCTTAATGGATATAATGAAGATGAAAGCCTTTATGATGTATCCTACAGATTTCTTCAGGATGACTTTGATGATCTCCTTAAGTATGGCAGGACATCATACAATACGGAAACTGTTATTAATATTATCAAATCTGAGAGAAGAAGGCTTAAAATCCGGTATTTTATAAACAATGCCCTAATATTTTCAGATAAAATATTCAGAACAGACGTGGTCAGTTTAAAGAAATATTCTGAAATGTACAGTGAAGCTGTAAAATATTACAGGTTTGCATCAGTCAGGGACAAAGGAATAATCAGGCAGAATAAAGAGATAAAGGCTTTTAAAAAAGATCTGAGGGCGGGATTTTCGGATTTCAGAAAACACCGGAAGACGGGAGCCGGTAACGGGATTCCTGATACGGAAAAACTCGCTGAAATCTGCTGTGAAATGACAGGGATCTCCGCTGATGAAACTAAAATTATCAGAGATGAGATAACAGAATTTATAAAAAACTGTCCTGAATTATACCTTAAAAGAGGAATTTTTGCAAAATATATCGGTTCCATGTTTGGAGTTGTAAAATATGGCTATGAAAACCGGAGCAGCAGTTTTGTAAAGAAGATCCTTCTTGGATCATGCTATGGCATAACCTATCTTTTTGATGAAATTATAGATGATCCGGGCTATTCTTCAGATGAGAAAGAGAAATATTACAGTAATGTCTCAGCGATACTTATGAGCGGGAGAGGGGAAAAAATAAATCACTCCAAAGATTCTCTGATGGCATTTTCGGAAAAGGCGGTTGTTAAAATGCGTGATGAACTTTCAGAAGAGCGATGGAATATGGTTGCAAAGGCATATTCGGCCATCGCAGATGCTTCTGTTAAAGGTGCGGGATGGCAATACAGCGATATTATATCAGATGAAGAATTATATGTAAATTCAGCACTAAAGTGTGCTTATACGAGGGTAATTCCTGCAATCCTTGCAGAATATACTATTTCAGGTGAATTTCTTACACACTGCCTGAGATCAGGGAATATATTTCAGCTTCCTGACGATCTCCGTGATTTTTTTGAGGATACAGATAACGGAAACATTACTGCCTTTAATTATTATAAGTACGGAATAAATCCCCTGAATTATCATCCGGTTGAGATTCTGATGATGGTGATATCACGCACATCATTTATTGATTATCCGGAATTAAAAGACGCCTGTGAACTCTATATGTCCTGCATATTCCAGTCATTAAGAGCACTTCATGCAAAGAGCGGAGATAAAGATCTATGCGGACTGTTCCTGGAAATGAATTTCCCGGATAATTATATTATCCGGGAATTATGTCTTACAGGCCGGAATTATTGTATGGTTACGGATTTTGAAACCAAAATTGCAGGTATGTGCACTCAGATTTCACTTGATATGAAAAAAGCTGTTCATGAGCAGATGTTCACAGATGATAAGTCTTTTTCTTCATAA
- a CDS encoding class 1 isoprenoid biosynthesis enzyme — protein sequence MIKELNDTLLGNIPENDIFIISYQYAEEDYQNLTAFMENEYDPDIILDRLTKERKRLQKLKCLKEIVIYSDRKFSLNNEERLRRKEILRAEERLFRFALMRDQGVSPKTDISIKEFKRWADILLPENSDKSKILLSSSEEFISSAKSIIGSDDESLIWLYSYIHEFIEVCPKKYLESGIFGKFMRSVLGVIFFSKSAENPDYNNILRLSGFFAATYLFDDILDDAEYRKEEKEEYFQNVLNILNAGNFGEIEYSADPLMKFSESAFTGICSILDEKRSRMVAQSYIAIARATAAGSNWNYSTPLKDKELYSVAAVKAAYTRVIPAILGGYTVDEKFMSHCMRGGLIFQLTDDLRDITDDMEEGNITPFNYFCYGAVKQNIHPFEIFLAAVSRVSAENLKDIPDAKDLWIMRITHSIRLLKLKSGEDDLRELLTEMNFPEGKIRDEISMIAGCSDVIIDIEAETAKIYSDIAVNLRGGWSKNPVFGH from the coding sequence ATGATAAAAGAGCTAAATGATACTCTTTTGGGGAATATACCTGAAAATGACATATTTATAATTTCATATCAGTATGCAGAAGAAGATTATCAAAATCTTACTGCATTCATGGAGAACGAATATGATCCAGATATAATCCTGGACAGGCTTACAAAAGAACGCAAAAGGCTTCAGAAACTTAAATGCTTAAAAGAGATTGTTATTTATTCTGACCGGAAATTCAGCCTCAATAATGAAGAGAGGTTGAGGAGAAAAGAGATTTTAAGGGCAGAAGAGAGATTATTCAGATTCGCCCTGATGAGAGATCAGGGTGTATCTCCAAAAACTGATATCAGCATAAAAGAATTTAAGAGATGGGCAGATATTTTACTTCCTGAAAACAGTGATAAAAGTAAGATCCTTTTAAGCTCTTCTGAAGAATTTATAAGTTCTGCAAAAAGTATCATAGGTTCAGATGATGAATCATTAATCTGGTTATATTCTTACATTCATGAGTTCATTGAAGTCTGCCCTAAAAAATACCTTGAATCCGGAATATTCGGAAAATTTATGAGATCTGTTCTGGGTGTAATTTTCTTTTCAAAGTCGGCTGAAAATCCGGATTACAATAATATTTTAAGACTGTCAGGTTTCTTTGCGGCAACATATCTCTTTGATGATATTCTTGACGATGCAGAATACAGGAAGGAAGAGAAGGAAGAATACTTTCAGAATGTCCTGAATATTTTAAACGCCGGAAATTTTGGTGAAATTGAGTATTCGGCAGATCCCCTTATGAAATTTTCAGAATCGGCATTTACCGGAATATGCAGTATTCTTGATGAAAAAAGAAGCCGGATGGTTGCACAGTCATATATTGCCATTGCAAGAGCAACTGCGGCAGGATCAAACTGGAATTACAGTACCCCGCTAAAAGATAAGGAATTATATTCGGTGGCTGCAGTAAAGGCTGCATATACCAGAGTTATTCCGGCAATACTTGGCGGCTATACAGTTGATGAGAAATTCATGTCGCACTGCATGAGAGGCGGGCTGATATTTCAGCTTACCGATGATCTCAGAGACATCACTGACGATATGGAAGAGGGAAATATAACACCTTTCAACTACTTCTGTTATGGCGCAGTAAAACAGAATATTCACCCATTTGAGATATTCCTTGCAGCAGTAAGCAGGGTCTCTGCTGAAAATCTTAAAGATATTCCGGATGCAAAAGATCTCTGGATAATGAGGATTACACATTCAATCCGGTTATTAAAGCTTAAATCAGGTGAAGATGACCTGAGAGAGCTTTTAACTGAGATGAATTTTCCGGAAGGGAAAATCAGAGATGAAATATCAATGATCGCCGGATGCAGCGATGTTATTATTGACATTGAAGCTGAAACCGCAAAAATATATTCGGATATTGCTGTTAATCTGCGTGGCGGATGGAGTAAAAATCCTGTCTTTGGCCATTGA